A window of the Streptomyces luomodiensis genome harbors these coding sequences:
- a CDS encoding NAD(P)/FAD-dependent oxidoreductase, with protein MESNRQPQPGSPHRRVVIVGGGMAGTRLAQQLAAGAGASGGPADGAGPAAVTVIGEEPHPAYNRVLLAEVLAGRYAPEVIALPAPAAGVRRLGGVRVVRVDRATAQVLCDDGRRVPYDALVLATGSNPVLPPLRGLFGPDGHDLPDGVRAFRTMDDCLALGAAVRPGVRAVVIGGGLLGVSAARALAQRGAQVVLAQQGEHLMERQLDPGAARLLRRHMTALGVEVHTACRVRGLRTRPTQPAGDGRASERGRGRGRAVSAVELADGYALEADLVVLACGVRPRVGLARAAGLEVARGVVVDDELRTSDPRIFAIGDCAEHEGVVYGLAGAAQEQADVLARLLSPAPSRPGTSGLPRRDSAPEPAAADRVVGHRSPAGAPPRGGRARPGHRVAPGDGTATRYTGTRALTRLTLTATPGPAPAVTGTAAPVADGRPAPGPLDLAAFGDPTPAPGDDVVHLTDATRNAYRKVVVRGDRLVGGVLLGDLGTVGALARTWEGDEPLPSTPLLHLLTNDGGS; from the coding sequence ATGGAGTCGAACAGGCAGCCGCAGCCGGGGAGCCCGCACCGCCGTGTGGTGATCGTCGGCGGTGGCATGGCGGGCACGCGGCTGGCGCAGCAGCTGGCCGCGGGCGCGGGTGCGAGCGGTGGCCCGGCCGATGGCGCGGGCCCGGCCGCCGTCACGGTCATCGGCGAGGAGCCGCATCCCGCGTACAACCGGGTGCTGCTCGCCGAGGTCCTCGCCGGGCGGTACGCCCCGGAGGTCATCGCCCTCCCCGCGCCGGCGGCCGGGGTGCGGCGGCTCGGCGGGGTGCGGGTGGTCCGCGTCGACCGCGCCACGGCACAGGTGCTGTGCGACGACGGCCGCCGCGTGCCGTACGACGCGCTGGTACTGGCCACCGGCTCCAACCCGGTGCTGCCGCCGCTGCGCGGCCTGTTCGGGCCGGACGGCCACGACCTGCCGGACGGCGTCCGCGCCTTCCGCACCATGGACGACTGCCTGGCCCTCGGCGCGGCGGTGCGGCCCGGGGTGCGGGCCGTCGTCATCGGCGGCGGACTCCTCGGCGTCTCCGCCGCCCGTGCGCTGGCCCAGCGCGGTGCCCAGGTGGTCCTGGCGCAGCAGGGCGAGCACCTGATGGAGCGCCAGCTGGACCCGGGCGCGGCGCGGCTGCTGCGGCGGCATATGACGGCGCTGGGTGTGGAGGTCCACACCGCATGCCGGGTCCGGGGCCTGCGCACCCGCCCCACGCAGCCGGCCGGCGACGGACGCGCATCCGAGCGCGGACGCGGACGCGGGCGTGCGGTGAGCGCCGTCGAGCTGGCCGATGGATACGCCCTGGAGGCCGATCTGGTGGTGCTCGCGTGCGGGGTCCGGCCACGGGTCGGGCTGGCGCGGGCCGCCGGGCTGGAGGTGGCGCGCGGCGTCGTCGTCGACGACGAGCTGCGGACGAGTGACCCGCGGATCTTCGCGATCGGCGATTGCGCGGAGCACGAGGGTGTGGTCTACGGCCTGGCGGGCGCGGCGCAGGAGCAGGCGGATGTGCTGGCGCGGTTGCTCTCCCCCGCCCCGTCCCGTCCCGGAACCAGCGGGCTCCCCCGCCGGGACTCCGCCCCGGAGCCCGCTGCCGCGGACCGGGTCGTGGGCCACCGTTCCCCGGCGGGGGCACCTCCCCGCGGTGGCCGGGCACGCCCCGGCCACCGGGTCGCACCCGGCGACGGGACCGCGACCCGCTATACGGGCACCCGCGCGCTCACCCGCCTCACGCTCACCGCGACGCCCGGCCCCGCCCCCGCGGTCACCGGGACGGCCGCCCCGGTGGCCGACGGCCGGCCCGCGCCCGGCCCCCTCGACCTCGCCGCCTTCGGCGACCCCACCCCCGCCCCCGGCGACGACGTCGTCCACCTCACGGACGCCACCCGCAACGCGTACCGCAAGGTCGTGGTCCGCGGGGACCGCCTCGTCGGCGGCGTTCTTCTCGGCGATCTCGGCACCGTCGGCGCGCTCGCCCGTACCTGGGAGGGCGACGAGCCGCTCCCCTCCACCCCCTTGCTCCACCTGCTGACCAACGATGGAGGCTCCTGA
- a CDS encoding roadblock/LC7 domain-containing protein, whose product MAGTISRLPDVGWMLRPLTGIPGVRHAVVVSEDGLRMGHDSAEGLTGESRLGVDEAESLAAACAALTVTSQSTVSLLFGDEAGVRQLMIESDSGFVLFTSAGQGASLGVATDTEADVGLVAQQMQLLVAKIGAHLSSQPREPMGRPAS is encoded by the coding sequence GTGGCCGGAACCATATCCAGGTTGCCCGACGTTGGATGGATGTTGCGTCCGCTGACCGGGATTCCCGGGGTGCGGCATGCCGTCGTCGTCTCGGAGGACGGTCTGCGCATGGGTCACGACTCCGCCGAGGGGCTGACGGGCGAGTCCCGGCTCGGCGTGGACGAGGCCGAGTCGCTGGCCGCCGCCTGTGCCGCGCTGACGGTGACCAGCCAGTCCACGGTGTCGCTGCTGTTCGGCGACGAGGCAGGGGTGAGACAGCTGATGATCGAGTCCGACAGCGGGTTCGTGCTGTTCACCTCGGCCGGTCAGGGCGCCTCGCTGGGGGTGGCCACCGACACGGAGGCGGATGTCGGGCTGGTGGCCCAGCAGATGCAGTTACTGGTCGCGAAGATCGGTGCCCATCTGAGCAGTCAGCCACGGGAACCGATGGGCCGCCCGGCGTCATGA
- a CDS encoding DUF742 domain-containing protein, which produces MSSPGEERTTAAVRPYVITRGRAGSSREALPLETLVVASGSALPPHPQPEYRRIVDFCQGLLSVAEVAAHLGQPPAVVQVLLADLIDWGHIVARPPIRVVKRKRADLDLLRKVLDGLESKL; this is translated from the coding sequence ATGAGCTCGCCCGGCGAGGAACGTACCACGGCCGCGGTGCGCCCCTACGTGATCACACGGGGGCGCGCTGGTTCCTCACGGGAAGCTCTGCCGCTGGAAACGCTCGTCGTGGCGTCCGGGAGCGCGCTGCCGCCGCATCCGCAACCCGAGTACCGGCGGATCGTCGACTTCTGCCAGGGGCTGCTGTCGGTGGCGGAGGTCGCCGCCCATCTCGGTCAGCCACCGGCCGTGGTGCAGGTGCTGCTCGCGGATCTCATCGACTGGGGCCACATCGTGGCGCGTCCGCCGATCAGAGTGGTCAAGCGAAAACGTGCCGATTTGGACTTGCTGAGGAAGGTGCTCGATGGGCTTGAGAGCAAGCTCTGA
- a CDS encoding maltokinase N-terminal cap-like domain-containing protein gives MSIIHKTTLTPTKLELLATWLPAQPWYAATQRAPELSKAGGFRLDDPKGEVGIEFMVVRDDSGDRPAWYHVPMTYRAAPLDGADPALIGTAEHGVLGRRWVYDGPHDPVFVAQVLALLQGRAEPQAQSVSHTPDPSVTAEVAGAGFDVPAGAAEASAVANGPDGTRLTVGDGGPALQVARVLRPESGAGTTGARGHVSAGWPLPDGGEARCRFVVLHDTAS, from the coding sequence ATGTCGATCATCCACAAGACCACCTTGACTCCGACCAAGTTGGAGCTGCTCGCGACCTGGCTGCCCGCGCAGCCGTGGTACGCCGCCACCCAGCGCGCTCCGGAGTTGTCCAAGGCCGGTGGCTTCCGGCTCGACGACCCGAAGGGCGAGGTGGGGATCGAGTTCATGGTGGTCCGGGACGACTCCGGCGACCGGCCCGCCTGGTACCACGTGCCGATGACCTACCGCGCGGCGCCACTCGACGGGGCCGATCCGGCCCTCATCGGCACGGCCGAGCACGGAGTGCTGGGCCGGCGTTGGGTGTACGACGGGCCGCACGACCCGGTGTTCGTCGCCCAGGTGCTGGCGCTCCTCCAGGGCCGTGCCGAACCGCAGGCGCAGAGCGTCTCCCACACCCCCGACCCCTCCGTCACCGCCGAGGTGGCCGGGGCCGGTTTCGACGTCCCGGCCGGGGCCGCCGAGGCGTCGGCCGTGGCCAACGGGCCGGACGGCACCCGCCTGACGGTGGGCGACGGCGGTCCGGCCCTCCAGGTGGCGCGCGTTCTCCGGCCGGAGTCCGGCGCGGGGACCACCGGGGCCCGGGGCCACGTCAGCGCGGGCTGGCCGCTGCCGGACGGCGGCGAGGCCCGCTGCCGGTTCGTCGTCCTGCACGACACGGCCTCCTGA
- a CDS encoding TIGR04222 domain-containing membrane protein: MFRRPASAEPRTLDLYDIAYLVGGPPWVVQTVFIALQERGVITIRRARVRLQEAQADQTDRSDQADHPVERALVGLCARRPRRVDDAVTTLSGGPEVAEIQRRLAAGGLLTPLRRRPTRAGRRLLEAAEQDETFPSYAFHGLTALPAGERGRTVSDATPVASGGLGYWGRRLVITAAEDNDIDAHPGSQDGASWWSWGHGGDHGAGHGGGHHSCGGGGGGGGGD, encoded by the coding sequence TTGTTCCGACGTCCGGCCTCGGCGGAGCCGCGGACGCTGGACCTCTACGACATCGCGTATCTGGTGGGCGGGCCGCCGTGGGTGGTCCAGACGGTCTTCATCGCACTCCAGGAGCGAGGCGTCATCACGATCCGGCGCGCCCGGGTCCGGCTCCAGGAAGCACAGGCCGACCAGACCGACCGATCCGACCAGGCCGACCACCCCGTGGAGCGCGCGCTCGTCGGGCTGTGCGCCCGCCGCCCCAGGCGGGTGGACGACGCCGTCACCACGCTGAGCGGCGGGCCGGAGGTGGCGGAGATCCAACGTCGGCTCGCCGCCGGCGGTCTGCTCACCCCGCTCCGGCGCCGCCCCACCCGCGCGGGCCGGCGCCTCCTGGAGGCGGCCGAGCAGGACGAGACGTTCCCCTCCTACGCCTTCCACGGCCTCACCGCCCTCCCGGCCGGGGAGCGCGGCCGCACCGTCAGCGACGCCACGCCCGTCGCGAGCGGTGGGCTGGGCTACTGGGGCCGGCGCCTCGTCATCACCGCGGCCGAGGACAACGACATCGACGCGCACCCCGGCTCCCAGGACGGCGCGTCCTGGTGGAGCTGGGGCCACGGCGGCGACCACGGCGCGGGCCACGGCGGCGGCCACCACTCCTGCGGGGGCGGCGGGGGCGGGGGCGGCGGGGACTAG
- a CDS encoding ATP-binding protein, with product MLSGTKAVVLVASAVLVLVLSLCLTWVTRLRRARDEARAAVERERAVSARERANAAQARALAAERAEEVARLAAVQTELDEAARRERMLRDSVQASFESVARNMHAMSMVQQQVLDGLGQHVADAPLMAEVMKADHAAAQMTRKAQTLLVMCGIWPARRETRPVSLFDCVRGAQSRIVEFGRVDVHGGQNLYAVAPAVEGLMHAVAELLENATVFSPSRTQVAVAVREVAAGAVIEIDDAGLGMPPDVLEQAVGQLRDGLDLAQLGAVPRLGLACVGRWSRELGFGVELSTASAYGGTRVVVFVPHRLLTEPTGAVRMADREPVVVEPVPVGTVRQEAGGAGLGPLNGTSLNDTPGTPGAPGTSGAPGTSAPLGNGLPRRRNRRRPAPGTTPADTGGASAASPAPPAADTPWTPEAARASITSVVSGTRRGRAEAAGAVRPADQDPSPDREDREGDR from the coding sequence GTGCTGTCGGGGACAAAGGCCGTTGTCCTGGTCGCGTCCGCGGTGCTGGTACTGGTGCTGTCGCTGTGCCTCACCTGGGTGACCAGACTCCGTCGGGCGCGTGATGAGGCGCGTGCGGCGGTCGAGCGAGAACGAGCCGTTTCCGCACGGGAACGAGCCAATGCCGCACAGGCGCGCGCGCTGGCGGCCGAACGCGCCGAGGAGGTCGCACGGCTGGCCGCCGTGCAGACCGAGCTGGACGAGGCGGCGCGCCGGGAGCGGATGCTGCGGGACTCCGTCCAGGCGTCGTTCGAGTCCGTGGCCCGCAACATGCACGCCATGTCGATGGTGCAGCAGCAGGTCCTCGACGGCCTCGGGCAGCATGTCGCGGACGCGCCGCTGATGGCCGAGGTGATGAAGGCGGACCACGCCGCGGCCCAGATGACCCGCAAGGCGCAGACGCTGCTGGTGATGTGCGGGATCTGGCCCGCGCGGCGGGAGACCCGGCCGGTGTCGCTCTTCGACTGTGTGCGGGGCGCCCAGTCGCGCATCGTGGAGTTCGGCCGGGTGGACGTCCACGGCGGGCAGAACCTCTACGCGGTGGCACCCGCCGTGGAGGGGCTGATGCACGCGGTGGCCGAACTCCTGGAGAACGCCACGGTCTTCTCCCCCTCCCGCACCCAGGTCGCGGTCGCCGTCCGGGAGGTCGCGGCGGGCGCGGTCATCGAGATCGACGACGCGGGGCTCGGCATGCCGCCGGATGTGCTGGAGCAGGCCGTGGGTCAGCTGCGGGACGGTCTGGACCTGGCCCAGCTGGGCGCCGTGCCCCGGCTGGGGCTCGCCTGTGTGGGGCGCTGGTCGCGGGAGCTGGGCTTCGGGGTGGAGCTGTCCACGGCGTCGGCGTACGGCGGTACGCGGGTGGTGGTCTTCGTACCGCACCGGCTGCTGACCGAGCCGACGGGCGCCGTACGGATGGCGGACCGCGAGCCGGTCGTCGTGGAGCCCGTTCCGGTCGGCACGGTGCGCCAGGAGGCGGGCGGCGCCGGCCTCGGCCCGCTGAACGGCACCTCCCTGAACGACACCCCCGGCACCCCCGGCGCCCCCGGAACCTCCGGCGCCCCCGGCACCTCCGCGCCGCTCGGCAACGGGCTGCCCCGGCGCCGCAACCGCCGCCGCCCGGCCCCCGGAACCACCCCGGCCGACACGGGCGGCGCGTCCGCCGCCTCCCCCGCCCCGCCGGCCGCCGACACCCCCTGGACGCCCGAGGCCGCCCGCGCCTCCATCACCAGCGTCGTCTCCGGAACCCGCCGGGGGCGGGCGGAGGCGGCCGGGGCCGTACGGCCCGCGGATCAAGACCCGAGTCCGGACCGAGAAGACCGAGAAGGAGACCGGTAG
- a CDS encoding GTP-binding protein, which produces MDDMDDTPVMYVQSSVAGAAKILVVGPMGVGKTTLIGTVSEIKPLSTEATMSQAGARLDTKVRPSKTTTTVALDFGRITLGGELVLYLFGTPGQQRFLPAWKDLARGALGALALVDTRDLEASFDAIGHLEDLDVPFSVAVNAFPDSTLHSEDDLRSALDLLPHTPLVICDAREHKSSVKALISLVSHLIETLTEAT; this is translated from the coding sequence ATGGATGACATGGACGACACACCCGTCATGTATGTGCAATCCAGCGTGGCCGGCGCGGCCAAGATCCTGGTCGTCGGGCCGATGGGCGTCGGCAAGACCACGCTGATCGGCACGGTGTCGGAGATCAAGCCGCTGTCCACCGAGGCGACGATGAGCCAGGCCGGGGCCCGGCTCGACACCAAGGTGCGGCCGTCGAAGACCACGACCACCGTCGCGCTGGACTTCGGGCGGATCACCCTGGGCGGCGAGCTGGTGCTGTACCTCTTCGGCACCCCCGGCCAGCAGCGGTTCCTCCCCGCCTGGAAGGACCTGGCGCGCGGGGCGCTGGGCGCGCTGGCGCTGGTCGACACCCGAGATCTGGAGGCGTCCTTCGACGCCATCGGGCATCTGGAGGACCTGGATGTGCCGTTCTCCGTCGCGGTCAACGCCTTCCCGGACAGCACGCTGCACAGCGAGGACGACCTGCGCTCCGCGCTCGATCTGCTCCCCCACACGCCGCTGGTCATCTGTGACGCCCGGGAGCACAAGTCCTCGGTCAAGGCGCTGATCTCGCTCGTCTCGCATCTGATCGAAACGCTCACGGAGGCTACGTGA
- a CDS encoding cytochrome P450 family protein — MTDGRCPVTHAVPPHRLDPTGAHQHAVNDALRARGAAVPVLLPGDVPGYAITRHEELKEFVTHPDVAKNARHFAALRNDELPPGWPMRTFATIRGMITADGEDHKRLRSLVTRAFTPRRVEALRPVVHELTGTLLDRLAEAAAAAPDGVADLRRHFALPLPMSVICQLLGVDDAYQDRLHALSNEIVSTQTAPERVPDANREMVAILGQVAAARLTAPGDDLTSALIAAREENGDQLSEEELIGTLMLTIIAGHETTLNLITNAVRALCNHRDQLDLVRSGAASWGDVVEETLRYDSPVSFFPFRYPTSDLPVGDTVIPKGAPVLVSYTAAGRDERAYGPDAARFDVTRGARHLSFGHGAHFCLGAPLARMEAVIALEGLFTRFPALDLAVPDEELVPHPSFVGNSPQRLPVRPGAAHSG; from the coding sequence ATGACCGACGGTCGATGCCCCGTGACGCACGCCGTGCCGCCGCACCGCCTGGACCCCACCGGGGCCCACCAGCACGCGGTCAACGACGCGTTGCGTGCCCGCGGAGCCGCGGTCCCGGTCCTGCTGCCCGGTGATGTACCGGGGTACGCCATCACCCGGCACGAGGAGCTGAAGGAGTTCGTCACCCACCCCGATGTGGCCAAGAACGCCCGCCACTTCGCGGCGTTGCGGAACGACGAGCTTCCGCCCGGCTGGCCGATGCGGACCTTCGCCACCATCCGGGGCATGATCACCGCCGACGGTGAGGACCACAAGCGGCTGCGGTCCCTGGTGACCCGGGCGTTCACCCCGCGCCGGGTGGAGGCGCTGCGCCCGGTGGTCCACGAGCTGACCGGCACGCTGCTGGACCGGCTGGCCGAGGCCGCCGCCGCGGCTCCGGACGGGGTGGCCGACCTGCGCCGCCACTTCGCGCTGCCGCTGCCGATGAGCGTGATCTGCCAACTGCTGGGCGTCGACGACGCGTACCAGGACCGGCTGCACGCGCTGTCCAACGAGATCGTCTCCACCCAGACCGCCCCCGAGCGGGTCCCGGACGCCAACCGCGAGATGGTGGCGATCCTCGGCCAGGTGGCCGCGGCCCGGCTGACGGCCCCGGGGGACGACCTGACCAGCGCGCTCATCGCCGCCCGCGAGGAGAACGGGGACCAGCTCAGCGAGGAGGAGCTGATCGGCACCCTGATGCTGACGATCATCGCCGGGCACGAGACCACGCTCAACCTGATCACCAACGCGGTGCGGGCGCTGTGCAACCACCGCGACCAGCTCGACCTGGTCCGCTCCGGGGCCGCGAGCTGGGGCGATGTGGTCGAGGAGACGCTGCGGTACGACAGCCCGGTGAGCTTCTTCCCGTTCCGCTACCCCACCTCGGACCTGCCGGTCGGGGACACGGTCATCCCGAAGGGCGCGCCCGTGCTCGTCTCGTACACCGCCGCCGGGCGCGACGAGCGGGCGTACGGACCGGACGCCGCCCGTTTCGACGTCACCCGCGGGGCGCGCCATCTGTCCTTCGGCCACGGGGCGCACTTCTGCCTGGGCGCCCCGCTGGCCCGGATGGAGGCCGTGATCGCCCTCGAGGGGCTCTTCACCCGCTTCCCCGCCCTCGATCTGGCGGTTCCCGACGAGGAGCTGGTCCCGCACCCGAGCTTCGTCGGCAACAGCCCGCAGCGGCTTCCGGTCCGGCCGGGGGCGGCTCACAGCGGCTGA
- a CDS encoding cytochrome P450 translates to MTAPAAARVPLYGTTLDGPLTELYERMRRDHGPVVPVEIAPKVEAWLVIGHRELLHLTRDEQYFSHDPRRWTPLREGRVAADSPLMPLVGWRPALLFADGAAHRRMRSAVADALGRVNGHELIRRVRATAERLVAGFADQHTADLVQSYARVLPLQVVTELLGLDAENGARLVETLTTIVAPTLAATGANKRMGQILLELIARKKRRPGPDLTSWLLEHPAGLSDEEVLHNLVVIIVAGNNTTVNWIASTTQILLTDPAFRSSLTHGHLTVDDALDLVLWRQPPTQNFPGRYATRNLRFGGQDIRTGDMLIMGLAGANADPEVLPEDGRPVVGNRSHLAFGAGPHTCPARDPARLITRTAVDTLRHRLPDMEIAVAREQLPWITSPWSKGLAKLPVRFSAPQLAADAPAPDSPAGGSR, encoded by the coding sequence GTGACCGCCCCGGCCGCCGCCCGCGTGCCGCTGTACGGGACCACGCTCGACGGTCCGCTGACCGAGCTGTACGAGCGGATGCGGCGCGACCACGGTCCGGTGGTGCCGGTGGAGATCGCGCCCAAGGTCGAGGCGTGGCTGGTCATCGGCCACCGCGAACTGCTCCATCTCACCCGCGACGAGCAGTACTTCTCCCACGATCCGCGCCGCTGGACCCCACTGCGCGAGGGCCGGGTGGCGGCCGACTCACCGCTGATGCCGCTGGTGGGCTGGCGTCCGGCGCTGCTGTTCGCCGACGGCGCGGCGCACCGCCGGATGCGCTCGGCGGTGGCCGACGCGCTGGGGCGGGTGAACGGCCATGAGCTGATCCGCAGGGTGCGGGCCACCGCGGAACGGCTGGTCGCCGGATTCGCCGACCAGCACACCGCGGATCTGGTGCAGAGTTACGCCCGCGTGCTGCCGTTGCAGGTCGTCACCGAACTGCTGGGGCTGGACGCGGAGAACGGGGCGCGGCTGGTCGAGACGCTCACCACGATCGTCGCCCCGACGCTGGCCGCCACCGGCGCCAACAAGCGGATGGGCCAGATCCTGCTGGAGCTGATCGCCCGGAAGAAGCGGCGGCCGGGCCCGGATCTGACGTCCTGGCTGCTGGAGCACCCCGCCGGGCTCAGCGACGAGGAGGTGCTGCACAACCTCGTGGTGATCATCGTCGCGGGGAACAACACCACCGTGAACTGGATCGCCTCCACGACCCAGATCCTGCTCACCGACCCCGCGTTCCGCTCCTCGCTGACCCACGGCCATCTCACCGTCGACGACGCCCTGGACCTGGTGCTGTGGCGGCAGCCGCCCACCCAGAACTTCCCCGGCCGCTACGCCACCCGGAATCTGCGCTTCGGCGGCCAGGACATCCGCACCGGGGACATGCTCATCATGGGCCTCGCGGGCGCCAACGCCGACCCGGAGGTGCTGCCGGAGGACGGCCGGCCGGTGGTCGGCAACCGCTCGCACCTCGCCTTCGGCGCGGGCCCGCACACCTGCCCGGCCCGGGACCCGGCCCGGCTGATCACCCGTACCGCCGTGGACACCCTGCGCCACCGGCTGCCCGATATGGAGATCGCGGTGGCGCGGGAGCAGCTTCCGTGGATCACCTCGCCCTGGTCCAAGGGTCTGGCCAAGCTGCCCGTCCGGTTCTCCGCACCGCAGCTGGCCGCCGACGCCCCGGCCCCCGACTCCCCCGCAGGAGGCAGCAGATGA